One genomic region from Jiangella sp. DSM 45060 encodes:
- a CDS encoding metalloregulator ArsR/SmtB family transcription factor, with product MTGEAEISAVAALDEPLRRRMYAFIRQARRPVTRDEAAASAGISRKLAAFHLDKLVDAGLLRAHFQPVGGIRKVGRAPKVYEPARDDVQVAIPPRRHAMLAEVLIDAVLTEGDDETAREASVRVARQHGADAGAAERARVKPGRLGAERALTLAETLLTDYGFEPSRESPTCVRLRNCPFHPLAARSTELVCGINHAFLDGLLGGLQAARVEAVLAPRPGECCVELRA from the coding sequence GTGACAGGAGAGGCCGAGATCAGCGCCGTCGCCGCGCTCGACGAGCCGCTGCGGCGCCGCATGTACGCGTTCATCCGGCAGGCCCGCCGCCCCGTCACCCGCGACGAAGCCGCCGCGTCGGCCGGCATCTCCCGCAAGCTGGCCGCGTTCCACCTCGACAAACTGGTCGACGCCGGACTGCTGCGGGCGCACTTCCAGCCGGTCGGCGGCATCCGTAAAGTCGGCCGCGCCCCCAAGGTGTACGAGCCCGCCCGCGACGACGTCCAGGTCGCCATCCCGCCGCGGCGGCACGCCATGCTCGCCGAGGTCCTCATCGACGCGGTCCTCACCGAGGGGGACGACGAGACCGCCCGCGAGGCGTCCGTGCGGGTCGCCCGGCAGCACGGCGCCGATGCCGGCGCCGCCGAACGCGCCCGCGTCAAGCCCGGCCGGCTCGGCGCCGAACGCGCCCTGACGCTCGCCGAGACGCTGCTGACCGACTACGGCTTCGAGCCCAGCCGCGAGTCGCCCACCTGCGTACGGCTGCGCAACTGCCCGTTCCACCCACTGGCCGCCCGCTCCACCGAGCTGGTCTGCGGCATCAACCACGCCTTCCTCGACGGCCTGCTCGGCGGCCTGCAGGCCGCCCGGGTCGAGGCCGTGCTGGCGCCGCGCCCCGGCGAGTGCTGCGTCGAGTTGCGGGCCTGA
- a CDS encoding sulfatase-like hydrolase/transferase produces the protein MTAPRRPNILFLMTDEHRFDVAGFAGDPVVRTPVLDELARSAVVFGNAYTPAPICVPGRQAMMAGQFPRHCGVERFGDDLAPGHLTFARQLALHGYRTVAAGKLHHVGVDQAQGWTHLIGMESGVAPHHLAGRDEDSYRGLPTPATHKWSQVTEVKRAGIGRSPYVARDEYTVAGALQYVHEHFVDSYYDRAIPEVPLLLKVSLHQPHYPYLTPHRELFEHYLTRVPLYEDQELSGHPVLGGRRHVVRAGIEVTRREQQRAVAAYYAMIEAADALFGQVLDGLRLAGQDLDDWIVVFTSDHGEMLGEHGVWEKQRFYEASARVPLFVRWPRRFAPSAVTQNVSLCDLYATLCELTGVPVPKGLDSRSLAPLLSGDASGWDDEAVSQFDGTRLMIKRGALKYQWYGDEGPEVLFDLEADPGERRDVVADPRRAPALAAFRLRRDELGFGPG, from the coding sequence GTGACGGCACCGCGCCGCCCCAACATCCTGTTCCTCATGACCGACGAGCACCGCTTCGACGTCGCGGGGTTCGCCGGCGACCCGGTGGTCCGCACGCCGGTGCTGGACGAGCTGGCCCGCAGCGCCGTCGTGTTCGGCAACGCCTACACGCCCGCGCCGATCTGCGTCCCCGGGCGGCAGGCGATGATGGCCGGGCAGTTCCCCCGGCACTGCGGCGTCGAGCGGTTCGGCGACGACCTCGCGCCCGGCCACCTCACCTTCGCCCGCCAACTCGCACTGCACGGCTACCGCACGGTCGCGGCCGGCAAGCTGCACCACGTCGGCGTCGACCAGGCGCAGGGCTGGACGCACCTGATCGGCATGGAGAGCGGTGTCGCGCCGCACCACCTCGCCGGCCGCGACGAGGACTCCTACCGCGGCCTGCCGACGCCGGCCACGCACAAGTGGTCGCAGGTCACCGAGGTCAAGCGGGCCGGCATCGGGCGGTCGCCGTACGTGGCCCGCGACGAGTACACCGTGGCCGGCGCGCTGCAGTACGTCCACGAGCATTTCGTCGACAGCTACTACGACCGTGCGATCCCCGAGGTGCCGCTGCTGCTCAAGGTGAGCCTGCACCAGCCGCACTACCCCTACCTCACCCCGCACCGGGAGCTGTTCGAGCACTACCTCACCCGCGTGCCGCTGTACGAGGACCAGGAGCTGTCCGGCCATCCCGTGCTCGGCGGCCGGCGCCACGTCGTGCGGGCCGGCATCGAGGTCACGCGGCGCGAGCAACAGCGCGCGGTGGCCGCCTACTACGCGATGATCGAGGCCGCCGACGCCCTGTTCGGGCAGGTGCTCGACGGGTTACGGCTGGCCGGCCAGGACCTCGACGACTGGATCGTGGTGTTCACCAGCGACCACGGCGAGATGCTCGGCGAGCACGGCGTGTGGGAGAAGCAGCGGTTCTACGAGGCCAGCGCCCGGGTGCCGCTGTTCGTCCGCTGGCCGCGGCGCTTCGCCCCGTCCGCCGTCACCCAGAACGTCAGCCTCTGCGACCTCTACGCCACGCTCTGCGAGCTGACCGGGGTGCCGGTGCCCAAGGGCCTGGACAGCCGGAGCCTGGCGCCGCTGCTGTCCGGCGACGCGTCCGGCTGGGACGACGAGGCGGTCTCCCAGTTCGACGGCACCCGGCTGATGATCAAGCGGGGCGCGCTCAAGTACCAGTGGTACGGCGACGAGGGGCCCGAGGTGCTGTTCGATCTCGAGGCCGACCCGGGCGAGCGGCGCGACGTCGTCGCCGACCCGCGGCGCGCGCCGGCACTGGCCGCGTTCCGGCTGCGCCGCGACGAGCTGGGGTTCGGGCCGGGCTGA
- a CDS encoding phosphotransferase — translation MGFHDLPGWLPEFCREQLGSEPAELLFEARSISVVFGLRLTGGAEVVVKVRTADPRIAACVAAQTALAEAGFPCPRPLTEAIEVGWLMVHAEAHWPGGELLRGDAPAVAVRYAEVFAALMDGLRDVDVAPPLPNPRWSRWDHTDSGVWPAIGFLDKRDQRVVTEHVLDIAVRVRRRLLASTLPPVLGHADFEAQNLRWRDGELWVVHDWDSLAWQPEAALAGAASAAFANAGPPSLAPIDSSAAFLETYQRRRGRAFTAEELEVAWAASLWTAAHNARWELLHGSVPLSGIALLDQAAERLRRANA, via the coding sequence ATGGGGTTCCACGACCTGCCCGGCTGGCTGCCGGAGTTCTGCCGCGAGCAGCTGGGGAGCGAGCCGGCCGAGTTGCTGTTCGAGGCGCGCAGCATCTCGGTGGTGTTCGGGCTGCGCCTGACCGGCGGGGCCGAGGTGGTGGTGAAGGTGCGCACGGCCGACCCGCGGATCGCGGCCTGCGTCGCGGCGCAGACGGCGCTGGCCGAGGCCGGGTTCCCGTGCCCGCGTCCGCTCACCGAGGCGATCGAGGTCGGCTGGCTGATGGTGCACGCCGAGGCGCACTGGCCCGGCGGCGAGCTGCTGCGGGGCGACGCGCCCGCGGTCGCGGTCCGCTACGCCGAGGTGTTCGCCGCGCTGATGGACGGCCTGCGCGACGTCGACGTCGCGCCGCCGCTGCCGAACCCGCGATGGTCCCGGTGGGACCACACCGACAGCGGCGTGTGGCCGGCCATCGGCTTCCTCGACAAGCGCGACCAGCGCGTCGTCACCGAGCACGTCCTCGACATCGCGGTCCGGGTCCGCCGCCGGCTGCTCGCGTCGACGCTGCCGCCGGTGCTGGGCCACGCCGACTTCGAGGCGCAGAACCTGCGCTGGCGCGACGGCGAACTCTGGGTGGTGCACGACTGGGACAGCCTGGCGTGGCAGCCCGAGGCGGCGCTCGCCGGCGCGGCGAGCGCGGCGTTCGCCAACGCCGGCCCGCCGTCCCTGGCGCCGATCGACAGCTCGGCCGCCTTCCTCGAGACCTACCAACGACGCCGCGGCCGCGCCTTCACCGCCGAGGAACTCGAGGTCGCCTGGGCGGCCAGCCTCTGGACGGCGGCGCACAACGCCCGCTGGGAGCTCCTGCACGGCAGCGTCCCGCTGTCCGGCATCGCGCTGCTCGACCAGGCGGCGGAGCGGCTGCGCCGGGCGAACGCGTAA
- a CDS encoding serine hydrolase — protein MSARPLLSRRSVLGGAGAVVVGAATAASSEAAAPQDLRPGGHFDRLVEERAADGRFSGIVRLAHRGRAVLTRSYGLANRDPDRPNRPDTRFDLASMTKQFTAVAVAQLVQRGRLRLDDPVGEYVTGLESAVAASVTVHHLLTHTSGFGRPPLQGPGEEPPPAPIGVEQTWEARMELLRSLPAPDFAPGSRHRYSNDGFFLLGAVIAAVSGTTFHEYVADHVFGPAKLRDTGFPTVRQLRADERWARLYEPRDGAFADVTASDRFRYIGGPDEGATSTVADLVRFATALTDDDVLLAPAYAHLVTSPKVVAPPPSPDRPGPPRDHGFYGYGHSSSILRGRRIHGHSGSGPGRSTNLDVFPDLGWVSVVLSNHHDDIDPIVGLARELVTA, from the coding sequence ATGAGCGCGCGTCCGCTGCTGTCGCGCCGCTCGGTGCTGGGCGGCGCGGGCGCCGTCGTCGTCGGCGCCGCGACGGCCGCGAGCTCCGAGGCCGCCGCCCCGCAGGACCTGCGCCCCGGCGGCCACTTCGACCGCCTCGTCGAGGAGCGGGCCGCGGACGGGCGGTTCTCCGGCATCGTCCGGCTGGCGCACCGCGGCAGGGCGGTGCTGACGCGGTCGTACGGGCTCGCGAACCGGGACCCGGATCGCCCGAACCGGCCGGACACCCGGTTCGACCTCGCCTCGATGACCAAGCAGTTCACCGCCGTCGCCGTCGCCCAGCTGGTGCAGCGGGGGCGGCTGCGCCTCGACGACCCCGTCGGCGAGTACGTCACCGGGCTCGAGTCCGCGGTCGCGGCCTCCGTCACCGTCCACCACCTGCTCACGCACACGTCGGGGTTCGGGCGGCCGCCGTTGCAGGGCCCGGGCGAGGAGCCGCCGCCCGCCCCGATCGGCGTCGAGCAGACGTGGGAGGCGCGGATGGAGCTGCTGCGATCACTGCCGGCGCCCGACTTCGCGCCCGGCAGCCGGCACCGGTACAGCAACGACGGCTTCTTCCTGCTCGGCGCCGTCATCGCCGCCGTCTCCGGCACGACCTTCCACGAGTACGTCGCCGACCACGTCTTCGGGCCCGCGAAGCTGCGCGACACCGGTTTCCCGACGGTGCGGCAGCTGCGCGCGGACGAGCGCTGGGCCCGCCTCTACGAGCCCCGCGACGGCGCCTTCGCCGACGTCACCGCGTCCGACCGGTTCCGCTACATCGGCGGCCCGGACGAGGGCGCCACCTCCACCGTCGCCGACCTGGTCCGCTTCGCCACCGCCCTCACCGACGACGACGTGCTGCTCGCGCCGGCCTACGCCCACCTCGTCACCAGCCCGAAGGTCGTCGCCCCGCCGCCGTCGCCGGACCGGCCCGGGCCGCCGCGCGACCACGGCTTCTACGGGTACGGCCACAGCAGCTCGATCCTGCGCGGGCGGCGCATCCACGGCCACTCCGGCAGCGGCCCCGGCCGCAGCACCAACCTGGACGTCTTCCCGGATCTCGGCTGGGTCAGCGTCGTCCTCAGCAACCACCACGACGACATCGACCCGATCGTCGGCCTCGCCCGCGAGCTCGTCACCGCCTGA
- a CDS encoding YdcF family protein has protein sequence MTSQLVIGGALLAVFAWRFHREPRRLSNGLLLLFGAGFVLLGLLDELAPEVLVVLIAVSPLLVVGLAVLLIVNGVRVLRRERFRLGNAMSLLAGLAILAVVVVVPAGFLIAARSREPGVLPALLLSLLGVAGYIGFLFTLVTLYALVYSRLRPAPGSAAIVVLGSAVPRGTVPPLLAARLDRAVELYHREVAAGHAPLVIASGGQGPDEPVAEAHAMGRYLRERGLPAEVVAEEDRSRSTRENLVFSHRLLAARGDDGRLLVVTSSYHALRAAIQSRQLRLPAQVAGAKTARY, from the coding sequence ATGACGTCGCAGCTCGTGATCGGCGGCGCCCTGCTCGCCGTCTTCGCCTGGCGCTTCCACCGCGAGCCCCGACGGCTGAGCAACGGGCTCCTGCTGCTGTTCGGCGCCGGGTTCGTGCTGCTCGGGCTGCTCGACGAGCTGGCGCCGGAGGTGCTCGTCGTCCTCATCGCGGTGTCGCCGCTGCTCGTCGTCGGGCTGGCGGTGCTGCTGATCGTCAACGGCGTGCGCGTGCTGCGCCGCGAGCGGTTCCGGCTCGGCAACGCGATGTCGCTGCTGGCCGGGCTCGCCATTCTCGCCGTCGTGGTGGTGGTCCCGGCCGGCTTCCTCATCGCCGCCCGCTCGCGGGAGCCCGGCGTGCTGCCGGCGCTGCTGCTCTCGCTGCTCGGCGTGGCCGGCTACATCGGGTTCCTGTTCACGCTGGTGACGCTGTACGCGCTGGTGTACTCGCGGCTGCGGCCGGCCCCGGGCAGCGCCGCGATCGTCGTGCTCGGATCCGCCGTCCCTCGCGGGACGGTGCCGCCGCTGCTCGCCGCCCGCCTGGACCGGGCCGTCGAGCTGTACCACCGCGAAGTGGCCGCGGGCCACGCGCCGCTCGTCATCGCGTCCGGCGGGCAGGGGCCGGACGAGCCGGTCGCCGAGGCGCACGCGATGGGCCGCTACCTGCGTGAGCGCGGCCTCCCCGCCGAGGTGGTGGCCGAGGAGGACCGGTCCCGGTCGACCCGTGAGAATCTCGTTTTCAGCCACCGGCTGCTGGCCGCCCGCGGCGACGACGGCCGGCTGCTCGTCGTCACCAGCAGCTACCACGCCCTGCGCGCCGCCATCCAGTCGCGGCAGCTGCGACTGCCCGCGCAGGTGGCCGGCGCCAAGACCGCCCGCTACTAG
- the dacB gene encoding D-alanyl-D-alanine carboxypeptidase/D-alanyl-D-alanine-endopeptidase, with protein MTTPTRRTVLAMMTTALVAPVVARPAAAASTASGGDEFAAAVRDIVGRPEFAGARWGAVIARPGTDPVYTLRPDELFAAGSSSKIFIAATAYSTLGPDHRFRTPVYRTGPVEDGVLHGDLVLVAGGDLVLGGRIQPDGSVFAPEPDHTYPGRPPAPGDPLAVLRRLAAEVAAAGVTRVGGHVVVDASLYAETPESAGGVAMTVSPLTLNDNVIDVTVTPGAAPGAPARLTISPDVGYVTIVNEVATVSPGGPPGRPLRYTGDVANADGTRTVTLIGDLPAGAPDVHWNYPVPGPARFGELAFAQALREAGVEAQAGPSSGASAPEHYTRPNRLAEHVSPPLSEVVKVMLKPSSNVHATGWQYVIGAIAGHDRDDPLAGYARLRQRLFRRAGLDTDPPGSADNDYTPAFFVDFLAYLSRQRWLPEFRPSLAILGRDGTLTDVSTDSPAAGHVFAKTGTSHRGGGPDTDQDLAKALAGFIERPGGDSLLFGVFMEHTVPAADATKVQQLAGQAIGDIVTAAYLLLGEER; from the coding sequence ATGACGACACCGACCCGGCGGACCGTGCTCGCAATGATGACGACGGCCCTGGTGGCCCCGGTGGTGGCCAGACCTGCCGCGGCCGCCTCCACCGCCTCCGGAGGGGACGAGTTCGCGGCGGCGGTGCGCGACATCGTCGGGCGGCCGGAGTTCGCCGGGGCGCGCTGGGGCGCCGTCATCGCGCGGCCGGGCACGGACCCGGTCTACACGCTGCGGCCGGACGAGCTGTTCGCCGCGGGGTCGTCGTCGAAGATCTTCATCGCCGCCACCGCGTACTCGACGCTGGGGCCGGACCACCGCTTCCGCACGCCGGTGTACCGGACCGGCCCGGTCGAGGACGGCGTGCTGCACGGCGACCTCGTCCTCGTGGCCGGCGGCGACCTCGTGCTGGGCGGGCGGATCCAGCCGGACGGGTCGGTCTTTGCGCCGGAGCCCGACCACACCTACCCCGGTCGTCCGCCGGCGCCGGGCGATCCGCTGGCGGTACTGCGGAGGCTGGCGGCCGAGGTCGCGGCGGCCGGCGTCACCCGGGTGGGCGGGCACGTCGTCGTCGACGCGTCGTTGTACGCCGAGACGCCGGAGTCCGCGGGCGGCGTGGCGATGACCGTGTCGCCACTGACGCTCAACGACAACGTGATCGACGTGACCGTCACGCCCGGCGCCGCCCCCGGCGCCCCCGCGCGGCTGACGATCTCGCCGGACGTCGGCTACGTGACGATCGTCAACGAGGTCGCCACCGTCTCTCCCGGCGGCCCGCCCGGCCGGCCGCTGCGCTACACCGGCGACGTCGCGAACGCTGACGGCACGCGCACCGTCACACTCATCGGCGACCTCCCGGCCGGCGCGCCGGACGTCCACTGGAACTACCCCGTCCCCGGCCCGGCCCGGTTCGGCGAGCTGGCCTTCGCCCAGGCGCTGCGCGAGGCCGGCGTCGAGGCGCAGGCGGGACCGTCGTCCGGCGCCAGCGCGCCCGAGCACTACACCCGGCCGAACCGGCTCGCCGAGCACGTGTCGCCGCCGCTGTCGGAGGTGGTGAAGGTGATGCTCAAACCCAGCTCGAACGTGCACGCGACCGGCTGGCAGTACGTGATCGGCGCCATCGCCGGCCACGACCGCGACGACCCGCTCGCGGGGTACGCGCGGCTGCGGCAGCGGCTGTTCCGGCGGGCCGGCCTGGACACCGATCCGCCCGGCAGCGCGGACAACGACTACACCCCGGCCTTCTTCGTCGACTTCCTCGCCTACCTGAGCCGGCAGCGCTGGCTGCCCGAGTTCCGCCCGTCGCTGGCGATCCTGGGCCGCGACGGCACGCTCACCGACGTCTCCACCGACTCGCCCGCGGCCGGCCACGTCTTCGCCAAGACCGGTACCTCGCACCGCGGCGGTGGCCCGGACACCGATCAGGACCTCGCCAAGGCGCTGGCCGGCTTCATCGAGCGGCCGGGCGGCGACTCGCTGCTGTTCGGCGTCTTCATGGAGCACACCGTGCCGGCCGCCGACGCGACGAAGGTCCAGCAGCTGGCCGGCCAGGCCATCGGCGACATCGTCACGGCGGCCTACCTGCTGCTCGGGGAGGAGCGGTGA
- a CDS encoding pyridoxamine 5'-phosphate oxidase family protein: MSDADSAGLERLDRGTCYALLRSLPIGRIVFTEGALPAIQPVNFVLDGDDVIIRTGMGSKLAAATRSAVVAFEADRFDEDALAGWSVVLVGRAEAVTGEQERTRLAALGLTPWAPGERPHYIRIRPEIVRGRRVPPQRPGG; the protein is encoded by the coding sequence ATGAGCGATGCCGATTCCGCGGGGCTGGAGCGGCTGGACCGCGGCACCTGCTATGCGCTGCTGCGGTCGCTGCCGATCGGGCGCATCGTGTTCACCGAGGGTGCGCTGCCGGCGATCCAGCCGGTGAACTTCGTCCTCGACGGCGACGACGTGATCATCCGGACGGGGATGGGGTCGAAGCTGGCCGCCGCGACCCGTTCCGCCGTCGTCGCGTTCGAGGCCGACCGGTTCGACGAGGACGCGCTGGCCGGGTGGTCGGTGGTGCTGGTCGGGCGGGCCGAGGCGGTCACCGGCGAGCAGGAGCGGACCCGGCTGGCGGCGCTCGGTCTCACGCCGTGGGCGCCGGGCGAGCGGCCGCACTACATCCGCATCCGCCCGGAGATCGTCCGCGGCCGCCGCGTGCCGCCGCAGCGGCCGGGCGGCTGA
- the folE gene encoding GTP cyclohydrolase I FolE: MDASTHLRVVHEPEDELDLEAAERAAADFLHALGVHGDGEGMRRTPARMARAYAELFTPRPFDLTTFPNDEGYDELVLARDIPVRSVCEHHLLPFVGVAHVGYLPGERILGLSKLARIVEHFARRPQVQERLTKQVADWLCDRLAPKGVGVVVEAEHSCMVLRGVQAIGSTTVTSTLLGTLRDDGRSRQEFFALSGVRS; the protein is encoded by the coding sequence GTGGACGCGTCGACGCACCTGCGGGTGGTCCACGAGCCCGAGGACGAGCTCGACCTCGAGGCCGCCGAACGGGCCGCCGCCGACTTCCTGCACGCGCTCGGCGTGCACGGCGACGGCGAGGGGATGCGGCGCACGCCCGCGCGCATGGCCCGGGCCTACGCCGAGCTGTTCACCCCGCGCCCGTTCGACCTCACCACGTTCCCCAACGACGAGGGGTACGACGAGCTGGTGCTGGCCCGTGACATCCCGGTCCGCTCCGTCTGCGAGCACCACCTGCTGCCGTTCGTCGGCGTCGCGCACGTCGGCTACCTGCCCGGCGAGCGGATCCTCGGGCTGTCCAAGCTGGCCCGCATCGTGGAGCACTTCGCCCGCCGTCCGCAGGTCCAGGAACGCCTGACCAAGCAGGTCGCCGACTGGCTGTGCGACCGCCTCGCGCCCAAGGGCGTCGGCGTCGTCGTCGAGGCGGAGCACAGCTGCATGGTGCTGCGCGGCGTCCAGGCCATCGGCTCCACCACCGTCACGTCCACGCTGCTCGGCACCCTGCGCGACGACGGCCGCTCCCGCCAGGAGTTCTTCGCCCTCTCCGGGGTGCGGTCCTGA
- a CDS encoding carbohydrate ABC transporter permease, translating into MTTGLAAPPDAGAAAPPRRRAKRRQTLAGWAFLSPALVLFLLFVAGPFAFAIFLSVHSWDLLTPREYVGLANFRQLFSDPLLPKALLNTFLFALASVVTHVFGALLLALAVNRPMNRFVSYFTRSAVFFPYLLSWAAVALLWKYVLDPTFGLVAYYLDKIGIDAPNWFVDPSWSLPAIIGIDFWYTIGFTFVIMLAGLQTVPSELVEAARTDGANRRQVFWHVTVPMMSPVLFFAVIITFIGAFQIFDPIQIITKGGPDDATMTIVMFLYQTGFQAFQIGYASAIAILVFVVIMAVTGLQFLVARKWVYDR; encoded by the coding sequence ATGACGACCGGCCTCGCGGCGCCGCCCGACGCCGGCGCCGCCGCTCCCCCGCGGCGCCGCGCCAAGCGCCGTCAGACCCTCGCGGGCTGGGCGTTCCTCAGCCCGGCGCTGGTGCTGTTCCTGCTCTTCGTCGCGGGGCCGTTCGCGTTCGCGATCTTCCTCAGCGTCCACTCGTGGGACCTGCTGACGCCGCGCGAGTACGTCGGGCTGGCGAACTTCCGGCAGCTGTTCTCCGACCCGCTGCTGCCGAAGGCGCTGCTGAACACGTTCCTGTTCGCGCTCGCGTCGGTCGTGACGCACGTGTTCGGCGCGCTGCTGCTGGCTCTGGCGGTGAACCGGCCGATGAACCGGTTCGTCTCGTACTTCACCCGAAGCGCGGTGTTCTTCCCGTACCTGCTGTCGTGGGCGGCGGTCGCGCTGCTGTGGAAGTACGTCCTCGACCCGACGTTCGGGCTGGTGGCGTACTACCTGGACAAGATCGGCATCGACGCGCCGAACTGGTTCGTCGACCCGTCGTGGTCGCTGCCGGCGATCATCGGCATCGACTTCTGGTACACCATCGGGTTCACCTTCGTGATCATGCTCGCGGGCCTGCAGACGGTGCCGTCGGAGCTGGTCGAAGCGGCCCGTACGGACGGCGCCAACCGGCGGCAGGTCTTCTGGCACGTGACCGTCCCGATGATGTCGCCGGTGCTGTTCTTCGCCGTGATCATCACGTTCATCGGGGCGTTCCAGATCTTCGACCCGATCCAGATCATCACCAAGGGCGGCCCCGACGACGCCACGATGACCATCGTCATGTTCCTGTACCAGACCGGGTTCCAGGCCTTCCAGATCGGCTACGCGTCGGCCATCGCGATCCTCGTGTTCGTCGTGATCATGGCGGTGACCGGCCTGCAGTTCCTGGTCGCGCGGAAGTGGGTGTACGACCGATGA
- a CDS encoding sugar ABC transporter substrate-binding protein has protein sequence MPFTTDHPAGGAGPLSRRRLLQLMGAAAAVPVLGSATGCESPGSTSGGGGGGGSDTLTFVYRGDANQQEAFNQLFAEFNKVEPDIKLKAQGIAADTWGDFSNTVATRIAGGQVPDIIQIATEGQRIFASKDLLEPLEPYMERDQDVVDDYFADIDPNLVEWNTKYASHDGKTYYIPGGYNTVCFWYNTETWAAAGATPPAPGWTWDDFLVAAEQLKAAGVYILPIGSDPFTAIMPWMLTNGGSPLDEDWATPTFDTPQSIESLQFCRDLIANGYAPEPGGAFDAGEALTKGTLAAIAGGRWPVIDMRRLELVDKMAIVPMPQKAGPGSPVGWDAWPITKASEKKDAAWTFIKFMMSKEAGEYYASIGGTIVPARLSVANSPAFTDNAPEGTTALAEAISYATPVPSPDRGAEVQTAMINAWDKALSGNETPEAALAQANEELAGLL, from the coding sequence GTGCCCTTCACCACAGACCATCCGGCCGGTGGGGCCGGACCCCTCTCGCGCCGCCGGTTGCTGCAGCTCATGGGCGCCGCGGCGGCGGTCCCGGTGCTCGGCTCGGCCACCGGCTGCGAGAGCCCCGGCTCGACCAGCGGCGGAGGCGGAGGCGGCGGCAGCGACACGCTGACGTTCGTGTACCGCGGCGACGCCAACCAGCAGGAGGCGTTCAACCAGCTGTTCGCCGAGTTCAACAAGGTCGAGCCGGACATCAAGCTGAAGGCGCAGGGCATCGCCGCGGACACCTGGGGCGACTTCTCCAACACGGTGGCGACGCGGATCGCCGGCGGTCAGGTGCCGGACATCATCCAGATCGCCACCGAGGGCCAGCGGATCTTCGCGTCGAAGGACCTGCTCGAACCGCTCGAGCCGTACATGGAGCGCGACCAGGACGTCGTCGACGACTACTTCGCCGACATCGACCCGAACCTGGTCGAGTGGAACACGAAGTACGCGTCGCACGACGGCAAGACGTACTACATCCCGGGCGGCTACAACACGGTCTGCTTCTGGTACAACACCGAGACCTGGGCGGCCGCCGGCGCCACCCCGCCCGCACCCGGCTGGACGTGGGACGACTTCCTGGTCGCGGCCGAGCAGCTGAAGGCGGCCGGGGTGTACATCCTGCCGATCGGCTCCGACCCGTTCACCGCGATCATGCCGTGGATGCTCACCAACGGCGGCTCGCCTCTGGACGAGGACTGGGCCACGCCGACGTTCGACACCCCGCAGTCGATCGAATCGCTGCAGTTCTGCCGCGACCTCATCGCCAACGGCTACGCGCCGGAGCCGGGCGGCGCGTTCGACGCCGGCGAGGCGCTGACGAAGGGGACGCTGGCCGCGATCGCGGGCGGGCGCTGGCCGGTCATCGACATGCGCCGGCTGGAGCTGGTGGACAAGATGGCGATCGTCCCGATGCCGCAGAAGGCCGGGCCCGGCTCGCCGGTCGGCTGGGACGCCTGGCCGATCACCAAGGCGTCGGAGAAGAAGGACGCCGCCTGGACCTTCATCAAGTTCATGATGTCGAAGGAGGCCGGCGAGTACTACGCCTCCATCGGAGGCACCATCGTCCCGGCCCGGCTGTCCGTCGCGAACAGCCCCGCGTTCACCGACAACGCGCCCGAGGGGACGACGGCGCTGGCGGAGGCCATCTCGTACGCGACGCCGGTGCCGTCGCCGGACCGCGGCGCCGAGGTGCAGACGGCGATGATCAACGCCTGGGACAAGGCGCTCAGCGGCAACGAGACGCCGGAGGCGGCGCTCGCACAGGCGAACGAGGAACTGGCCGGCCTGCTATGA
- a CDS encoding DUF2231 domain-containing protein: MTSGMEQAKRPVSRWLAGPYGHPFHPILVTVPIGAWVASLVFDLSSQAVSDPEFLTRGSMWLIGIGVLGAIAAAMVGFLDLFAIPPGTAAFRTAIVHMSLNLTITVAYAANFLWRRDGGGLDDAVAPGPLVLSVAALAALGVSGYLGGKLAYHYGVRVADETTQAEGYRH, encoded by the coding sequence ATGACCAGCGGCATGGAGCAGGCGAAGCGGCCGGTGAGCCGGTGGCTGGCCGGGCCGTACGGGCACCCGTTCCACCCGATCCTGGTGACGGTGCCGATCGGGGCGTGGGTCGCGAGCCTCGTGTTCGACCTGTCCTCGCAGGCGGTGTCCGACCCGGAGTTCCTGACCCGCGGGTCGATGTGGCTGATCGGCATCGGCGTGCTCGGCGCGATCGCCGCGGCCATGGTGGGCTTCCTCGACCTGTTCGCCATCCCGCCCGGCACCGCGGCGTTCCGCACGGCCATCGTGCACATGAGCCTGAACCTGACGATCACCGTGGCCTACGCGGCCAACTTCCTGTGGCGCCGCGACGGCGGCGGGCTGGACGACGCGGTCGCGCCCGGCCCGCTGGTGCTGTCGGTGGCCGCCTTGGCGGCGCTCGGGGTGTCGGGCTACCTCGGCGGCAAGCTGGCCTACCACTACGGCGTCCGGGTGGCCGACGAGACCACGCAGGCCGAGGGCTACCGGCACTGA